Proteins encoded together in one Planctomyces sp. SH-PL14 window:
- a CDS encoding GNAT family N-acetyltransferase, protein MTVATYRRYQMELEVRRKALAEPELPPGYQWQCWLPGRCLVHARVKYESFVNDLDGRVFPCLGDRAGCRRLMFDISQHSGFLPGATWLVAVAGHASQDAAIPCGGVQGILVSRHCGNIQNVGVIPEHRRRGLGRALVLKAMQGFRAAGARRVSLEVTAENEQAVALYLDMGFQVVKTWQRFVDDASADEAEVEAIVSGSLSSERT, encoded by the coding sequence GTGACGGTTGCCACCTATCGCCGGTATCAGATGGAGCTGGAGGTCCGGCGAAAGGCTCTCGCCGAGCCCGAGCTCCCCCCCGGCTACCAGTGGCAGTGCTGGCTCCCCGGCCGCTGCCTCGTCCACGCGCGGGTCAAGTACGAGAGCTTCGTCAACGACCTCGACGGACGCGTCTTCCCCTGCCTCGGCGACCGCGCCGGTTGCCGCCGGTTGATGTTCGACATCTCCCAGCACTCCGGTTTCCTGCCCGGCGCGACATGGCTCGTGGCGGTCGCCGGCCACGCCTCGCAGGACGCGGCCATCCCGTGCGGCGGCGTGCAGGGGATTCTCGTCTCCCGCCACTGCGGCAACATCCAGAACGTCGGCGTCATCCCCGAGCATCGCCGCCGCGGCCTCGGCCGGGCCCTCGTCCTGAAAGCGATGCAGGGCTTTCGGGCGGCCGGCGCACGGCGGGTTTCGCTCGAGGTCACGGCCGAGAACGAACAGGCGGTCGCTCTCTATCTGGACATGGGCTTTCAGGTCGTCAAAACGTGGCAGCGGTTCGTCGACGACGCCTCTGCCGATGAAGCGGAAGTGGAGGCGATCGTCTCCGGGAGCCTCAGCTCCGAGCGGACATGA
- a CDS encoding SixA phosphatase family protein, with amino-acid sequence MRTLLLMRHAKSSWDNPAMSDHERPLNDRGQLSAPLMGEWLRAQKLVPDLIVCSDARRTRETADLLAPACGFRDKVVITPELYLATVPTWRKVLRSLPGTAHRVLCIGHNPGLEELLHEATGRLQEMKTASIAQLDLDLPHWEEWDERQAPLQGQAKVTRVRDIAQDFGLD; translated from the coding sequence ATGCGCACACTCCTGCTGATGCGGCACGCCAAGTCGAGCTGGGACAATCCCGCCATGTCCGACCACGAGCGGCCCCTCAACGACCGAGGCCAGCTCTCCGCCCCCCTCATGGGCGAATGGCTCCGCGCACAGAAACTCGTTCCCGACCTGATCGTCTGCTCGGACGCCCGGCGAACCCGCGAAACAGCGGACCTCCTCGCTCCAGCGTGCGGTTTCCGGGACAAGGTCGTCATCACCCCGGAACTCTACCTGGCAACAGTCCCGACGTGGCGGAAAGTCCTCCGCTCCCTCCCCGGAACCGCACACCGCGTCCTCTGCATCGGTCACAACCCGGGCCTCGAGGAACTGCTGCACGAGGCAACCGGACGGCTTCAGGAGATGAAGACCGCTTCGATCGCCCAGCTCGACCTCGATCTTCCCCACTGGGAAGAGTGGGACGAGAGGCAGGCGCCCCTGCAGGGTCAGGCCAAGGTGACCCGGGTCCGGGACATCGCCCAGGATTTCGGCCTGGACTGA
- a CDS encoding MarR family winged helix-turn-helix transcriptional regulator, whose product MPDMSHGAEIVLRLRQANRLLEELLSQCYGPTGISSTRVDVLELLEDSLSCSSQTDVARALGLSESTVCTLIERMQADGLLVRQRSATDRRRSVLAMSGHGQALLQIARDRRDVRLRQTFAEWTPEESLRVSESLAGLVSTLVSALTDESLEPSRVVERAA is encoded by the coding sequence ATGCCCGACATGTCCCACGGCGCGGAGATCGTCCTCCGGCTCCGGCAGGCGAACCGCCTGCTCGAAGAACTCCTCTCCCAGTGCTACGGCCCCACGGGAATCAGCTCGACCCGCGTCGACGTTCTCGAACTCCTCGAAGACTCCCTCTCGTGCAGCTCCCAAACCGACGTCGCCCGGGCCCTCGGCCTCTCCGAGTCGACCGTCTGCACCCTCATTGAACGGATGCAGGCGGACGGCCTCCTGGTCCGCCAGCGGTCCGCCACCGACCGCCGCCGCAGCGTCCTGGCGATGAGCGGTCACGGCCAGGCCCTCCTCCAGATTGCCCGCGACCGCCGCGATGTCCGCCTCCGCCAGACCTTTGCCGAGTGGACGCCGGAAGAATCGCTGCGGGTCTCGGAGTCGCTGGCCGGCCTCGTCTCGACGCTGGTCTCGGCCCTCACCGACGAAAGCCTCGAACCGTCACGCGTGGTGGAGCGCGCCGCCTGA
- a CDS encoding trypsin-like peptidase domain-containing protein, with product MVSSSTFVAIVLSILGAQARGEVLDFGLTYCGPCQQMNPIVEKLAREGHPIRKVDGERDQAQASRFNVTRFPTFILVVDGREVQRVSGLQSEEQLRMMLARIPTATPTASAGQGQAGSVAAAPPTRPVNVINPPGPFRSSLGEAAPLPRPASHDAPVAAPPRVAQVEEKERMWPFGKKKDAPPAVRASGHELEGAAPAVASIDDILFRVSVRIRVQVGDKINRGSGTIIESKPGRTLIMTCGHIFRGIDETAKIEVDVAPWEQPRKFVARLVKHDLESDVGVISIPTTEPLPVAPVARRSQNPKVGDPMVCIGCSGGANPTREQIRVTALDKYEGPSTIECGGLPVQGRSGGGLFDAAGRLTGICINADPQGQRGIYAGLSAVQDLLTASNLAYLHTEPETRVAEAEAAPAANSRDAGIAFGGDSGNPFGRSSANDRADAAPAVDPRSLPESMRGSVAISPAVVPASAPAAVSAPLDIPADEAEVVVVIRKKNQPQNAPRVIVIHEASAKFQQYLEGELGPAGAPAMSTAGLDQGDRPLVARRPAAPADYAGESKASRIGLPQTTLSEEVPARPYVRRKK from the coding sequence ATGGTCAGTTCATCGACCTTCGTCGCGATCGTTCTGTCGATTCTCGGCGCCCAGGCCCGGGGCGAAGTCCTGGACTTCGGCCTCACGTACTGCGGCCCGTGCCAGCAGATGAACCCGATCGTGGAGAAGCTGGCCCGCGAGGGGCACCCGATCCGCAAGGTGGATGGGGAGCGCGATCAGGCCCAGGCGAGCCGATTCAACGTCACCCGTTTTCCGACCTTCATCCTCGTGGTGGATGGCCGGGAAGTGCAGCGGGTCTCGGGACTCCAGAGCGAAGAGCAGCTGCGGATGATGCTCGCCCGCATTCCGACCGCGACCCCCACGGCCTCGGCGGGCCAGGGTCAGGCGGGCAGCGTGGCCGCGGCGCCGCCAACCCGTCCCGTCAACGTCATCAATCCTCCCGGTCCCTTCCGCTCGAGCCTGGGCGAGGCGGCTCCCCTGCCGCGTCCTGCCAGCCACGATGCCCCGGTCGCCGCTCCGCCGCGCGTCGCCCAGGTGGAGGAGAAGGAGCGGATGTGGCCCTTTGGAAAGAAGAAGGACGCTCCGCCGGCCGTCCGCGCCAGCGGGCATGAACTCGAAGGCGCCGCCCCCGCAGTAGCGTCGATCGACGACATCCTGTTCCGCGTCAGCGTCCGGATCCGCGTTCAGGTTGGTGACAAGATCAACCGCGGCTCGGGGACGATCATCGAAAGCAAGCCGGGCCGCACGCTCATCATGACCTGCGGCCACATCTTCCGCGGGATCGACGAGACGGCGAAGATCGAAGTCGACGTCGCCCCCTGGGAGCAGCCCAGGAAGTTCGTCGCCCGGCTGGTGAAGCACGATCTCGAATCCGACGTCGGTGTGATTTCGATTCCGACGACCGAACCGCTGCCGGTCGCCCCGGTCGCCCGCCGCAGCCAGAACCCGAAGGTCGGCGATCCGATGGTCTGCATCGGCTGCAGCGGCGGCGCGAACCCGACGCGGGAGCAGATCCGCGTCACCGCCCTCGACAAGTACGAAGGCCCCTCGACGATCGAATGCGGCGGACTCCCGGTCCAGGGCCGTTCGGGAGGCGGACTCTTCGACGCCGCCGGCCGCCTCACCGGGATCTGCATTAATGCCGATCCGCAGGGACAGCGGGGCATCTACGCTGGCCTCTCGGCCGTGCAGGATCTGCTGACCGCTTCCAACCTGGCCTACCTCCACACCGAGCCCGAGACGCGGGTCGCCGAAGCGGAAGCCGCTCCGGCCGCGAACTCGCGGGATGCCGGCATCGCCTTCGGTGGCGACTCGGGCAACCCGTTCGGCCGGTCCTCGGCGAACGATCGGGCCGACGCCGCTCCGGCGGTGGATCCCCGGAGCCTTCCGGAATCGATGCGCGGCAGTGTCGCGATCAGCCCGGCCGTCGTTCCGGCCTCGGCTCCGGCGGCTGTCTCCGCTCCGCTCGATATTCCGGCCGATGAGGCGGAGGTCGTGGTCGTGATCCGCAAGAAGAACCAGCCGCAGAACGCTCCGCGGGTGATCGTGATCCACGAAGCGAGCGCGAAGTTCCAGCAGTACCTCGAAGGGGAACTCGGCCCGGCGGGTGCTCCTGCGATGTCGACCGCCGGCTTGGATCAGGGGGATCGTCCGCTGGTTGCTCGGCGGCCGGCTGCTCCCGCGGACTATGCTGGGGAATCGAAGGCCTCGCGGATCGGTCTGCCGCAGACGACTCTTTCGGAAGAGGTCCCGGCCCGGCCGTACGTGCGCCGGAAGAAGTGA
- a CDS encoding TolC family protein → MFSSVLTPARGTKPSRRRTRRRLAAVCCAALLGLAHTGCSRPFWRKQADMDVYQAEMERFTDPRWSLPRLNVTPDPESRFFDPHDPDCAPLPPDDPAAHQYMHWVDGWQGYKGWHKFGDTLRVENPQWLLRYGISPEMIDPQNGRYLAGPPKIEQVKVQDAVNLAQIHSRDYQFNIEDLYLAALNVTFERFQFGVRYLGIGGREPGADIVSDARPGRIGRATADSRFGVSQLLPAGGQLAVELANNTVWLFSGGNQTNSASVLSYSLVQPLLINAGRKVVLENLTQSERDLLYETRDLARYRQILFTDVVGGPGGGGGYLGLLQLAQSILNEEGNLDRIRRQVDLLEASTGDRPANIASRIDLETLPADFAIPENFKGRLSYDPDRKLLTWLGPMSEEDEIQLKAISKDPAYQDAILTIIVPLRAEASTLDVVQLKSSYTGSLQRLRNLQRQYQDALDNYKVQLGLPPDIDFSIDQTSLSQFELIEQRLRELELIVTDFVPQSWAQLEVPPDGQALPPGQEHVPTVEQLKKVIDEYERVVRMVSAEGIQIVRQDIERLRGEVPAILESLLAEENRDRLTNDFDRDQRIFDLTSAQLQQRQDEIVLWRKELEDPDLSKEARDAMRLEILDRHEKLLRDTRNLAGTLVGVRAEMIRVRPYAVSLEDSVAAGVENRLDLMNSRALVMDARRFVEVVANRLRSQADIVVEGDIGTSGGNRPFDFRRDRSSYRFGMRFTAPLDQISERNTYRAALIAYERAKRNYMLAEDTVKQQIRRDWRQMQVLRENLETSKQAIRLGATQYDLAVDEALRPKAPGQTSTRGTGLQGNNLLGALNAILNGQNSLIQNWVDYERNRLNIYRDMGIMDLGEDGVWNDPFYRDPRIFNNEPEPGLVVPTLDPVGASALDDTVSVGDWLDGRRGDGLRGDDAAGLERERRQPLELAD, encoded by the coding sequence ATGTTCTCTTCCGTCCTCACGCCCGCCCGAGGAACGAAGCCCTCCCGCCGACGCACCCGCCGCCGGCTGGCCGCGGTCTGCTGCGCCGCGCTGCTCGGTCTGGCCCATACCGGCTGCTCGCGCCCGTTCTGGCGGAAGCAGGCGGACATGGACGTCTACCAGGCGGAGATGGAGCGGTTCACCGATCCCCGCTGGTCGCTCCCCCGGCTGAACGTCACCCCCGATCCCGAAAGCCGGTTCTTCGACCCGCACGACCCAGACTGCGCCCCGCTGCCGCCAGACGATCCCGCCGCCCACCAGTACATGCACTGGGTCGACGGCTGGCAGGGATACAAGGGCTGGCACAAGTTCGGCGACACGCTCCGCGTCGAGAACCCGCAGTGGCTGCTCCGCTACGGCATCAGCCCGGAGATGATCGACCCGCAGAACGGCCGCTACCTCGCCGGTCCCCCCAAGATCGAGCAGGTCAAGGTCCAGGACGCCGTCAACCTGGCCCAGATCCACAGCCGGGACTACCAGTTCAACATCGAGGACCTGTACCTCGCCGCCCTCAACGTGACCTTCGAACGGTTCCAGTTCGGCGTCCGCTACCTCGGGATCGGCGGCCGCGAACCGGGGGCCGACATCGTGTCGGACGCCCGTCCCGGACGGATCGGGAGAGCCACGGCCGACAGCCGTTTCGGCGTCAGCCAGCTCCTCCCCGCCGGCGGACAGCTCGCGGTGGAACTGGCCAACAACACCGTCTGGCTCTTCTCGGGCGGAAACCAGACGAATTCGGCCTCGGTGCTCTCGTATTCACTCGTGCAGCCGCTGCTGATCAATGCCGGCCGCAAGGTCGTCCTCGAGAACCTGACGCAGTCGGAACGCGACCTCCTGTATGAGACCCGCGACCTCGCCCGCTACCGGCAGATCCTGTTCACCGATGTCGTCGGCGGACCCGGCGGCGGCGGCGGTTACCTGGGACTGCTGCAGCTCGCGCAGAGCATCCTCAACGAAGAGGGGAACCTCGACCGGATCCGCCGTCAGGTCGACCTGCTCGAAGCCTCGACGGGCGACCGCCCCGCCAACATCGCGTCGCGGATCGACCTGGAGACCCTCCCCGCCGACTTCGCGATTCCGGAGAACTTCAAGGGACGGCTCTCCTATGACCCCGACCGCAAACTGCTGACCTGGCTGGGGCCGATGTCCGAAGAGGACGAGATCCAGCTGAAGGCGATCTCGAAGGATCCCGCCTACCAGGACGCGATCCTGACGATCATCGTCCCGCTGCGGGCCGAGGCCTCGACCCTCGACGTCGTGCAGCTCAAGTCGAGCTACACCGGCTCGCTGCAGCGACTCCGCAACCTGCAGCGGCAGTACCAGGACGCCCTCGACAACTACAAGGTGCAGCTCGGCCTGCCGCCGGACATCGATTTCTCGATCGACCAGACATCCCTCTCCCAGTTCGAACTCATCGAGCAGCGGCTTCGCGAGTTGGAGCTGATCGTCACGGACTTCGTCCCCCAGAGCTGGGCGCAGCTAGAAGTCCCGCCGGACGGGCAGGCTCTCCCGCCGGGACAGGAACACGTTCCGACCGTCGAACAGCTCAAGAAGGTGATCGACGAGTACGAGCGAGTCGTGCGGATGGTGTCGGCCGAGGGAATCCAGATCGTCCGGCAGGATATTGAGCGGCTCCGCGGCGAGGTTCCCGCCATCCTGGAATCGCTGCTGGCGGAGGAGAACCGCGACCGGCTGACGAACGACTTCGACCGCGACCAGCGGATCTTCGACCTGACCTCCGCCCAGCTCCAGCAGCGGCAGGACGAGATTGTCCTGTGGCGGAAGGAGCTCGAGGATCCCGATCTCTCCAAGGAGGCCCGCGATGCGATGCGGCTGGAGATCCTGGATCGTCACGAAAAGCTGCTGCGCGACACCCGGAACCTGGCGGGAACGCTCGTCGGCGTCCGGGCCGAGATGATCCGGGTCCGCCCCTATGCGGTGAGTCTGGAAGACAGCGTCGCGGCCGGGGTCGAGAACCGGCTCGACCTGATGAACTCCCGGGCGCTCGTGATGGACGCCCGCCGCTTCGTCGAGGTGGTCGCCAACCGCCTGCGGTCCCAGGCGGACATCGTGGTCGAAGGGGACATCGGGACTTCCGGCGGGAACCGGCCGTTCGACTTCCGGCGGGACCGGAGCAGCTACCGCTTCGGGATGCGATTCACCGCCCCGCTCGACCAGATTTCGGAACGGAACACGTACCGCGCGGCCCTCATTGCCTATGAGCGGGCCAAGCGAAATTACATGCTGGCTGAAGACACGGTGAAGCAACAGATCCGCCGAGACTGGCGTCAGATGCAGGTTCTCCGCGAGAATCTGGAGACGTCGAAGCAAGCGATCCGCCTGGGGGCGACTCAGTACGATCTGGCAGTCGATGAGGCGCTCCGTCCCAAGGCCCCCGGCCAGACGAGCACCCGCGGAACCGGTCTGCAGGGGAACAACCTGCTCGGTGCGTTGAACGCGATTTTGAACGGTCAGAATTCCCTGATCCAGAACTGGGTCGATTACGAGCGGAACCGGCTCAATATCTACCGGGACATGGGTATCATGGATCTGGGCGAAGATGGGGTGTGGAACGATCCGTTCTACCGTGATCCGAGGATCTTCAATAATGAGCCAGAACCTGGACTTGTCGTACCAACCCTTGACCCCGTCGGGGCGTCGGCGCTGGATGACACTGTCTCTGTTGGGGATTGGCTTGACGGGCGCCGGGGCGACGGCCTACGCGGTGACGACGCGGCCGGACTGGAGCGCGAGCGTCGTCAGCCGCTGGAACTCGCTGACTGA
- the obgE gene encoding GTPase ObgE gives MFVDRVEIRCKAGDGGDGCSSFRREAHVPRGGPDGGDGGRGGSIIVRADTNQGNLAGHVGHRQWNAQDGQNGMGSLCTGRSGEDEVILVPTGTLVKDADHDFVLKDLKHHGEEFIVARGGKGGRGNKYFANAINRTPKEFEEGEEGELRNVILELKLIADVGVIGKPNAGKSTLLSRLSRATPEIANYPFTTKYPNLGVVSVGSDHQFVMADIPGLIEGAHAGVGLGHEFLKHVQRTKVLVHLVEPDPDDQTNPVDNYHQIRKEIGLYDPALLERPEFIAISKSELADAEAAAELLEEALGAPVRRISAATGHGLPELIRDVNNLLMRIAEEEAATEAEAARAAAAAEKAPAPPEAVESEPMDLDNPAPAESTP, from the coding sequence ATGTTCGTCGATCGCGTTGAAATTCGTTGCAAAGCCGGAGACGGAGGGGACGGCTGCTCCAGCTTTCGCCGCGAAGCCCACGTCCCCCGCGGCGGACCCGACGGCGGCGACGGCGGCCGCGGCGGCAGCATCATCGTCCGCGCCGACACCAACCAGGGAAACCTCGCCGGCCACGTCGGTCACCGCCAGTGGAACGCCCAGGACGGCCAGAACGGCATGGGCTCCCTCTGCACCGGCCGCTCCGGCGAAGACGAAGTCATCCTCGTCCCGACCGGCACGCTCGTGAAGGACGCGGACCACGACTTTGTCCTCAAGGACCTCAAACACCACGGCGAGGAATTCATCGTCGCCCGCGGCGGCAAGGGAGGCCGGGGAAACAAGTACTTCGCCAACGCCATCAACCGGACCCCCAAAGAGTTCGAAGAGGGCGAAGAAGGCGAACTGCGGAACGTCATCCTTGAACTCAAACTGATCGCCGACGTCGGCGTCATCGGCAAACCGAACGCCGGCAAGTCGACCCTCCTCAGCCGCCTCTCCCGCGCGACTCCCGAGATCGCCAACTACCCGTTCACGACCAAGTACCCGAACCTCGGCGTCGTCAGCGTCGGCTCCGACCACCAGTTCGTGATGGCCGATATCCCCGGACTCATCGAAGGGGCCCACGCCGGCGTCGGCCTCGGCCATGAGTTCCTGAAGCACGTCCAGCGGACCAAGGTCCTCGTCCACCTCGTCGAGCCCGATCCGGACGACCAGACGAACCCGGTCGACAACTACCACCAGATCCGCAAGGAAATCGGCCTCTACGACCCGGCCCTGCTCGAGCGGCCGGAGTTCATCGCCATCTCGAAGAGCGAGCTCGCGGACGCCGAGGCGGCCGCGGAACTCCTGGAAGAGGCCCTCGGCGCCCCGGTCCGGCGGATCTCCGCAGCGACGGGCCATGGACTCCCGGAGCTGATCCGCGACGTCAACAACCTCCTGATGCGGATCGCCGAAGAGGAAGCCGCCACCGAAGCGGAAGCGGCCCGGGCGGCCGCGGCCGCCGAAAAGGCTCCGGCCCCGCCGGAGGCGGTCGAGAGTGAGCCGATGGATCTCGACAATCCCGCTCCCGCGGAATCGACCCCATGA